From Equus asinus isolate D_3611 breed Donkey chromosome 14, EquAss-T2T_v2, whole genome shotgun sequence, one genomic window encodes:
- the NHLRC4 gene encoding NHL-repeat-containing protein 4, translating to MLDPPAEPIRSWQPRLLGRIPVPAGAAGGPRGLHCSLDGLLFLTAGAAPCVHVLDLEGRSICHLPCHVPGAGNFVPEDVAVTAAGLVAVSDLVHGAVHVLQHTARAPQGRWVTVGTFLAPRGLAVDALGRLLVTDYVPGAVHSFTLGPALQPLAPASVLGLQGPCWVGPGPDGGLAVSEEFGDVQLFGSAHQPLGTLGGLTGHTFGSPAGVCTDPEGGVIVVDEQRRQVTLFPRAGAPICLVSEGLRRPLGVACAPQGQLIVADAGDGYVKVYQYHLEPA from the coding sequence ATGCTGGACCCACCTGCAGAGCCCATTCGCTCCTGGCAGCCCCGGCTGCTGGGGCGGATCCCGGTGCCCGCAGGGGCTGCAGGCGGGCCCCGGGGCCTGCACTGCTCCCTGGACGGCCTGCTCTTCCTGACAGCTGGGGCTGCGCCCTGCGTCCATGTGCTGGACCTTGAGGGACGGTCCATCTGCCACCTGCCCTGCCacgtgccaggggctgggaactTCGTGCCCGAGGACGTGGCTGTGACGGCTGCTGGGCTCGTAGCAGTCAGCGACCTCGTCCACGGAGCTGTCCACGTGCTCCAGCACACTGCTCGAGCCCCACAAGGCCGCTGGGTGACAGTGGGCACCTTCCTGGCCCCCCGGGGGCTGGCCGTGGACGCCCTTGGCCGCCTCCTGGTGACGGACTACGTGCCTGGGGCCGTGCACAGCTTCACGTTGGGCCCTGCTTTGCAGCCGCTGGCCCCAGCCTCCGTGCTAGGTCTGCAGGGCCCCTGCTGGGTGGGCCCGGGGCCTGACGGGGGCCTCGCCGTGAGCGAGGAGTTTGGGGACGTGCAGCTGTTTGGCAGTGCCCACCAGCCCCTGGGTACCCTGGGGGGTCTGACGGGGCACACCTTTGGCAGCCCAGCGGGCGTGTGCACTGACCCTGAGGGCGGCGTCATTGTGGTGGATGAGCAGCGGCGCCAGGTGACCCTGTTCCCCCGAGCCGGGGCGCCCATCTGCCTGGTGTCCGAGGGGCTGAGGAGGCCCCTGGGTGTGGCCTGTGCACCCCAGGGCCAGCTCATAGTGGCAGACGCAGGGGACGGCTACGTCAAGGTGTACCAGTACCACTTGGAGCCAGCCTGA
- the PRR35 gene encoding proline-rich protein 35 isoform X2 — protein MSREAGSCRVGPGARARARKPKKPHYIPRPWGKPYNYKCFQCPFTCLEKSHLYNHMKYSLCKDSLSLLLDSPDWACRRAPAVPRPRAPTPDGPADPTDPRGQPQGAWLPDAPTTPDLVVTDVLSLRRCVGGPKPGAEGSPGTPPPVTRDTQKGAGHGRRLAESWKPGPSGGPRGMSVVDAAVAGPGSGVPCYPPPTPGEFPEAQSLHLSLLGVNYPLGPGLFSYLGPSLAAAAHMPFLASASPLLPPATAFPAPQPPERPALFPRLFYPLLLEHTLGLPAGKAAPAKPPAPPKGPPGTLAPGLLKVPAPGQGGPWPRGAPGDPGQDRELERAAQSDPRRKLPLGSRLEPPKAPSSVAKFSSQSRVERRLGQLVPAGGLAPRPLREQLGKIRRELLTIHQALERAVRPPDTPLDLSVKRAPAKRSEVPLGAWGQPELGSTLARGTPEAPSMLGPTAPEPFSGHTTKCEADSSVPPPGLPLQAPEDPVIPGSSWGTHGGAGGSWPPEAVTGLQRPPGAEV, from the exons ATGTCCCGAGAGGCAGGCTCGTGCCGCGTGGGCCCTGGGGCTCGGGCGCGGGCGCGGAAGCCCAAGAAGCCACACTACATCCCGCGGCCCTGGGGCAAGCCCTACAACTACAAGTGTTTCCAGTGCCCCTTCACCTGCCTGGAGAAGTCGCACCTCTATAACCACATGAAGTACAGCCTCTGCAAGGACTCCCTCTCGCTGCTGCTCGACTCCCCCGACTGGGCCTGCCGCCGCGCCCCGGCCgtgccccggccccgcgcgcCCACCCCGGATGGCCCTGCGGATCCCACGGACCccagaggccagccccaaggagcGTGGCTCCCGGATGCTCCCACCACACCCGACCTCGTCGTCACTGACGTCCTCTCCCTGCGCCGCTGTGTCGGGGGCCCCAAGCCCGGGGCTGAGGGGTCCCCAGGGACACCGCCCCCTGTGACGAGGGACACCCAGAAAGGTGCAGGCCACGGCAGGCGCCTGGCCGAGTCTTGGAAGCCGGGGCCAAGTGGGGGCCCGAGGGGCATGTCTGTGGTGGACGCGGCAGTGGCTGGCCCTGGGAGTGGGGTCCCTTGCTACCCCCCGCCCACCCCTGGTGAGTTCCCTGAGGCCCAGAGCCTTCACCTGTCCCTGCTGGGCGTCAACTACCCTCTCGGCCCTGGCCTCTTCTCCTACCTGGGGCCCTCCCTGGCCGCAGCAGCCCACATGCCCTTCCTGGCCTCAGCCAGCCCGCTGCTGCCCCCAGCCACGGCCTTCCCTGCCCCACAGCCCCCAGAGCGCCCTGCCCTGTTCCCCCGCCTGTTCTACCCCCTGCTCCTGGAGCACACCCTGGGGCTGCCAGCAGGCAAGGCTGCCCCTGCcaagccccccgcccccccaaagGGGCCCCCCGGGACTCTGgcacctgggctgctgaaggtgcCGGCACCTGGGCAGGGCGGGCCCTGGCCCCGTGGTGCCCCTGGGGACCCAGGGCAAGATAGGGAGCTGGAGCGGGCTGCCCAGAGTGACCCCAGGAGGAAGCTGCCTCTGGGAAGCAGGCTGGAGCCCCCGAAGGCCCCCTCCAGTGTGGCGAAGTTCAGCTCCCAGAGCAG AGTGGAGCGGCGCCTGGGGCAGTTGGTGCCTGCGGGGGGCCTGGCCCCACGGCCTCTGCGGGAGCAGCTGGGCAAGATCCGCCGGGAGCTGCTCACCATCCACCAGGCGCTGGAACGGGCTGTGCGGCCCCCGGATACACCCCTCGACCTCTCTGTGAAGCGGGCGCCCGCCAAGAGGTCTGAGGTCCCCTTGGGGGCCTGGGGgcagccagagctgggctccacaCTGGCCCGGGGGACCCCTGAAGCCCCCAGCATGCTGGGCCCCACAGCGCCTGAGCCCTTCTCCGGCCACACCACCAAGTGTGAGGCCGACTCCAGTGTCCCACCCCCGGGCCTACCTCTCCAGGCCCCAGAGGACCCTGTCATTCCTGGCAGCAGCTGGGGTACCCAtggcggggctgggggctcctGGCCCCCCGAGGCTGTCACTGGCCTGCAGAGGCCCCCGGGCGCCGAGGTCTGA
- the PRR35 gene encoding proline-rich protein 35 isoform X1: MSREAGSCRVGPGARARARKPKKPHYIPRPWGKPYNYKCFQCPFTCLEKSHLYNHMKYSLCKDSLSLLLDSPDWACRRAPAVPRPRAPTPDGPADPTDPRGQPQGAWLPDAPTTPDLVVTDVLSLRRCVGGPKPGAEGSPGTPPPVTRDTQKGAGHGRRLAESWKPGPSGGPRGMSVVDAAVAGPGSGVPCYPPPTPGEFPEAQSLHLSLLGVNYPLGPGLFSYLGPSLAAAAHMPFLASASPLLPPATAFPAPQPPERPALFPRLFYPLLLEHTLGLPAGKAAPAKPPAPPKGPPGTLAPGLLKVPAPGQGGPWPRGAPGDPGQDRELERAAQSDPRRKLPLGSRLEPPKAPSSVAKFSSQSSLQTGPSMMLWPEDKEPGDPETPGPVAPLPQQSLGLALGVPGHVSEDLTRVLGDYARVERRLGQLVPAGGLAPRPLREQLGKIRRELLTIHQALERAVRPPDTPLDLSVKRAPAKRSEVPLGAWGQPELGSTLARGTPEAPSMLGPTAPEPFSGHTTKCEADSSVPPPGLPLQAPEDPVIPGSSWGTHGGAGGSWPPEAVTGLQRPPGAEV; encoded by the exons ATGTCCCGAGAGGCAGGCTCGTGCCGCGTGGGCCCTGGGGCTCGGGCGCGGGCGCGGAAGCCCAAGAAGCCACACTACATCCCGCGGCCCTGGGGCAAGCCCTACAACTACAAGTGTTTCCAGTGCCCCTTCACCTGCCTGGAGAAGTCGCACCTCTATAACCACATGAAGTACAGCCTCTGCAAGGACTCCCTCTCGCTGCTGCTCGACTCCCCCGACTGGGCCTGCCGCCGCGCCCCGGCCgtgccccggccccgcgcgcCCACCCCGGATGGCCCTGCGGATCCCACGGACCccagaggccagccccaaggagcGTGGCTCCCGGATGCTCCCACCACACCCGACCTCGTCGTCACTGACGTCCTCTCCCTGCGCCGCTGTGTCGGGGGCCCCAAGCCCGGGGCTGAGGGGTCCCCAGGGACACCGCCCCCTGTGACGAGGGACACCCAGAAAGGTGCAGGCCACGGCAGGCGCCTGGCCGAGTCTTGGAAGCCGGGGCCAAGTGGGGGCCCGAGGGGCATGTCTGTGGTGGACGCGGCAGTGGCTGGCCCTGGGAGTGGGGTCCCTTGCTACCCCCCGCCCACCCCTGGTGAGTTCCCTGAGGCCCAGAGCCTTCACCTGTCCCTGCTGGGCGTCAACTACCCTCTCGGCCCTGGCCTCTTCTCCTACCTGGGGCCCTCCCTGGCCGCAGCAGCCCACATGCCCTTCCTGGCCTCAGCCAGCCCGCTGCTGCCCCCAGCCACGGCCTTCCCTGCCCCACAGCCCCCAGAGCGCCCTGCCCTGTTCCCCCGCCTGTTCTACCCCCTGCTCCTGGAGCACACCCTGGGGCTGCCAGCAGGCAAGGCTGCCCCTGCcaagccccccgcccccccaaagGGGCCCCCCGGGACTCTGgcacctgggctgctgaaggtgcCGGCACCTGGGCAGGGCGGGCCCTGGCCCCGTGGTGCCCCTGGGGACCCAGGGCAAGATAGGGAGCTGGAGCGGGCTGCCCAGAGTGACCCCAGGAGGAAGCTGCCTCTGGGAAGCAGGCTGGAGCCCCCGAAGGCCCCCTCCAGTGTGGCGAAGTTCAGCTCCCAGAGCAG CCTGCAGACCGGCCCCTCCATGATGCTCTGGCCTGAAGACAAGGAGCCAGGGGACCCCGAGAcccctggccctgtggcccccCTGCCCCAGCAGTCGCTGGGCCTGGCGCTAGGGGTCCCTGGGCATGTGAGCGAGGACCTGACGCGGGTCCTTGGCGACTACGCCAGAGTGGAGCGGCGCCTGGGGCAGTTGGTGCCTGCGGGGGGCCTGGCCCCACGGCCTCTGCGGGAGCAGCTGGGCAAGATCCGCCGGGAGCTGCTCACCATCCACCAGGCGCTGGAACGGGCTGTGCGGCCCCCGGATACACCCCTCGACCTCTCTGTGAAGCGGGCGCCCGCCAAGAGGTCTGAGGTCCCCTTGGGGGCCTGGGGgcagccagagctgggctccacaCTGGCCCGGGGGACCCCTGAAGCCCCCAGCATGCTGGGCCCCACAGCGCCTGAGCCCTTCTCCGGCCACACCACCAAGTGTGAGGCCGACTCCAGTGTCCCACCCCCGGGCCTACCTCTCCAGGCCCCAGAGGACCCTGTCATTCCTGGCAGCAGCTGGGGTACCCAtggcggggctgggggctcctGGCCCCCCGAGGCTGTCACTGGCCTGCAGAGGCCCCCGGGCGCCGAGGTCTGA